A window of Fusarium verticillioides 7600 chromosome 7, whole genome shotgun sequence genomic DNA:
GTCGTAGACATCGCGTAGCTGTTCATCTGCAATTTCTGGGGTTACATGAAGGCTTTCAGCCaagggaagaaagaacagGGTTAGAAAGGCCAACCCGAAGTTTCCAAAAAGCATCTCAGGCGACCTGATGAAGAGAGGATGTTGAGTGATCCAAGACAATGCCCAAGATGATGTGAAGAGAGTTCTCTTCGGTAAACTCGCCACCTTCTCTAAATTATAGAGTAAACAAACAAGCCCAGCTTGTGAACACAGGCATTTCCAAAACTCAATCATTATGGGGATCTGCCACTGCCAGACAACCACCAGATAGAACTCATTCTGATCTTATCTCTAAGAACTACCTAGAATGGAAGTTCTAACAGGAAAGAAGTCCTAAATTAGTCCAGGATTCTTCTGTCATCCCTCATATATATCTACAATAAAGTAGGATCGTAGTAGCACGATCTCTGTATTTGGGTATAGAGCTAGTGTACCCATACTCTTGCTAAACTCGCCAGTATACCAAGGCATTCACATCACATTCCTCAATTTCTTTGGCCTTAGGAATCCTAATCTCCGGTTGCACAACCTGTCATTTGGGTTTGGTGTTCTCAGGAATTATCATCTGATGATATCTCCATGCTCACATATCTGGCAAAGTCGAGACTCTAGCGTTTGAAAAACGACAGACTTAGAGTCCTCGCCCAAATAGAAACTCGGTCATTTTTAATTTACAACCCCTGAGAGTGTTTCGCACTCCTTTGGGGTAGGTATCCTAGCGTTCCAGGTTTCTCATGCCTATGTGCATTTGATTCTTTTCTCGTCTCTCGTTATAGGGTAATCACTGGACTCAAGCTGCTTCTATACACATGGAGCATAACAAGTGCGAAACACTCTCTGATCTTACCTAACTTACTTACTTAGGTTGTATAGAAGTGTTTAGAAGCACCTTCTCTTGGAACCGGTTTGGGAGATAACTGAAAGATTGCCCATTCGTGACTGCCCTCCATCGTCTGTAGAAGCGATGACTAAGCTACCTATAAATACAAcctccctcaacaccaatcaaGATAAACCAAAATACGCGatatcagccatgatgttgtCGCTATCAAGACGATGCGTTGTCAATGTTGCCAAAACCACTTTCGTAGCTCCCAAGATACTCAGtcgctctcttcatcttgctcccCCGTTCCTCCTTGACGACTATGTTCCGCGATATATGACACTCAGTTCCCGCGACGCAGCCAAGAAGCGTTCATTGGCGTATGCTCACCTTCGCAATTGTAATCTATGTCCGAGAGAATGTGGCGTAAACAGGTACGAGAAGACAGGCATGTGCCTCATCGGAGAGAAGGCGAAAGTCAATACAATCGCTCCCCATTTTGGTGAAGGTCAGTCCATCTGCTGCCCATTGCGCTTTGCTCTCGGCTCGCTGTACCTGATACTCCCTTGCATCTCAGCTCATAAGCTCTTCGTTAGCTGTGTATCATGTTCTCATATTCAACCTCTGACTAAACTCTTACAGAACCGTGCATTCAGGGGCACAATGGTAGTGGTTCCGTCTTCATGAGCGGGTGCAACATGCGTTGCATCTTTTGCCAGAATTACGATATCGCACATCAACGAAACGGGATGGACTTGACCCCCGAGGAATTAGGTGACTGGTACCTCAAGCTGCAAGAGGTTGGCAAAGTACACAATATCAACATTGTTACGCCTGAGCATGTTGTCCCGCAGGTGGCGTTGAGTATCCTCCATGCCAAGGACCATGGCCTGACAGTTCCCATCGTTTACAACACCTCAAGCTTTGACTCTCTTGCATCCCTGCAActgatggatggattggtCGATATCTACCTTGCTGACTTTAAGGTGTGGAAGCCAAGCACCTCTAAAAGGCTACTGAAGGCCGATGATTACGCTGCAACAGCCAGAGAGAGCATTAAGGTGATGCACGCTCAGGTCGGTGACCTGTGCTTCACCGGAGACGGGATAGCAAAAAAGGGCTTGCTGATTCGCCATCTTGTTATGCCAGGCAGACAGGACGAAGGAGCCGAAATCATGAAGTTCCTCGCAGATGAAGTCTCTACAGATTGCTTCATCAATATCATGGAGCAGTATCATCCAGACGCTCATGTCGGCAAGCCAAAGCGAGAAAAGTCAGATGgtaaagaagaaaagcagGAGGTCCGATACGCAGACATCAACCGAGCTGTCGATGCCCAGGAAGTCTCCTCAGTCAGGAAAGCCGCAGAAGAGGCTGGGCTATGGCGGTTCAACGACCCGCCAGGCCACGATGGGTTTGCAATCTGATGAGAAGCAAGTCGCCTCTCATTTGACTGTTGGGTTGCACTGGAAATGAATCAAACCTTGCTATGAGGCTGTCAATCCAAGCCAACAGCGGGGGCTAACAACGCCACCTCCTGGTTCGAACAAACAATTGGCTTGGCCACCTTATTCAACTACATGGAGCGAAGGCAAACCAGATGACCTGCTGTTCTAGACCCTACGACCTCTCTTTCATGTTCCTGACTGCCAACTGAACAGCCtccaaaagccaagactgacCAGTCTTATTGACGGCTGAAGTTGGTGACTGTTTAAAGTGTGGCCACCAGGCACGGATCCATCAGAATAACCAACGACTCTCACTAGAAGAACCTTCTTCCAAAGAATCACTAGGTCAAGCGCCGGAACTCGCTGTTTCGCTTTGTCGAGGCGAACACAGCGACAAAGCGAACAGCCCCCTCATGTACAGTGTAGCCCTCTTCGCAGTGGTCTTTGTCCACAGTGGAGAGGCaatggaggatgagagaTGTGAATATCTAGTGATGATGGATACTATTTCTCTCAGAGAGAATGTTCCTTCTTTACTACTATCATTAACAAAAACTCAAAACTATCTAGATGAATAACACTTTTACAACAACTCATAGCATGGTGCAGCTACCACCAATGCATGCAAGAATCACTCCGCCTCCCGAGGAGCTAAACATTGCTATCCCCAAGCTACAAACATGCCCTATCCTCCCACCTTCACCTCAATCCCTTCCGGATACACCACACCCAGACACACCGTCAGTTTGCAGTCCTTCCTCACGAAGGAGACGCCGCCgatcttccagctccaaaAGCCGCCCTACACCAGAGAGTGTTAAGCAACAGCCATATGCCAACTCTCATCTTATCTTTTCGCCCAGGCCTTTTGAAAATCTCTATATAGATCGAGCATATCTTATGTCTTGCCTCCAGCAGCAAGCTGCCAGAGCTGCAGATCTCATGGCACAGTATTGCGCCGTGGACGCCCAGCTTCACAACCTCGTTGGCGACAATGGTCGGCGAAAGCTGAGGAAACAGCTGGCTCTGCTGAAGTCTAAGGCCAACCAGGCCGCTGAACAGGAAAAGGCTATCTTCTCCCGTCTTGGCGAACTGTTTGTTGAAATCAGGAGCCGAGAGACCTGGGCAAAGACTCGGACTGTCGAAAGCCCTAGTGTCGCATCATCCGTCTGCTTCAGTCCCATTTCCTACGGCGTTACCACTCCTTTGACACCTCTAAGCGGCAATTCCGAGCACTTTGCCCCGATGGGGTACTTTGGCGACATGCACCAGGCCTATGAACCACCATATATTCAACAGGAGCCGACGCCATACGGTCTAGAAACCGTCGACGAGGCCGTAGAGGATATCTTTGGTCCTGAATCTAGCTGCGATAGCGCAGAGTCTGAGACCACGCCAGTAACTCCAACTGACGCTGTGACACCCTTCGTTCAGGAGAAGGACTATGGTtctgaacttggagaagagttGAGTGAGGAGCTATTCGTTGCGCTTAGGGAGAGGCGGCTCAGTCTTCCCTGTCTTCATAATGCTTGGCCTGAGGTTTAGGCTCATCGTTGCACATTTGAAGGGCGTTGCCGGATAGGGCGTTAATTTTTCAAGCATCATACAAAACCACGGAACGATCATACATGCTGGTCCATAATATCAAGTTATTATCATGTCACTTACCATTAGGAGCATCATTTTGGCGTTCGATATTTAGCATGTCTTAGTGTATATACTgtgtgttttctttttcaaaTCATATCGCTGATGCACCAATTTATCCGTGAAGTTCTTAAGCAAACTCTCCAAACTGTCCGTCGTCGAATCCAAGATCTTTAGCTGattgcttctgctgcttcacaGCATTTGCACTTGGTGGAGGTGGTAATGAGAACCCGCCTGACGAGCTTGGCCCAGCAGGTGGTGGCGGTAGCGCAAATGACTGAAGATCACCTCCAGCTCCCGAACTAGATGAGCTATCTTGTTGTTTGCGTCTACCGAACTTTGATCCGCCAAAGCTCACAGTGATGGTCTCGCCATCTTTGAGACTGTAATCTCTatgctcctccttctccttcgtCGCAGCCGGTTTGCTCTGTTCGCCCTCCCAGCCTAGCGCCTTTCGCGCCTCCTGAAGCGCAATGCTCAGATCAAACGCCTCGCTTCTCTCCTCGAAACCAATTCCCAGGATAGCCTTTCGACCCTGCGGATCGCGCACTGTCACTGCAAAGAAGCGACTGCTATCGAGGACCGGCTCTACAACACCTGGAGAGGTATAAGGGGCTGCGGCGAAGAGTTGACCTGACGAAGCATCCTCCAGCACGGCGtcgactttgagcttgttggtTGACGACTCGGATTCGTAGGCTGTTTCGACGACGCGCAGGCGAGCAGTGAAGATATGGCGCTGGGGTTCGGCGGTCCATGTGCTGGCAGAGTAGCCCTTTGTAGAAGTGAGAGGAG
This region includes:
- a CDS encoding pyruvate formate lyase activating enzyme — protein: MMLSLSRRCVVNVAKTTFVAPKILSRSLHLAPPFLLDDYVPRYMTLSSRDAAKKRSLAYAHLRNCNLCPRECGVNRYEKTGMCLIGEKAKVNTIAPHFGEEPCIQGHNGSGSVFMSGCNMRCIFCQNYDIAHQRNGMDLTPEELGDWYLKLQEVGKVHNINIVTPEHVVPQVALSILHAKDHGLTVPIVYNTSSFDSLASLQLMDGLVDIYLADFKVWKPSTSKRLLKADDYAATARESIKVMHAQVGDLCFTGDGIAKKGLLIRHLVMPGRQDEGAEIMKFLADEVSTDCFINIMEQYHPDAHVGKPKREKSDGKEEKQEVRYADINRAVDAQEVSSVRKAAEEAGLWRFNDPPGHDGFAI